One stretch of Zingiber officinale cultivar Zhangliang chromosome 6B, Zo_v1.1, whole genome shotgun sequence DNA includes these proteins:
- the LOC121991754 gene encoding renalase-like → MSSGTTLANVAIIGSGISGAVCASILAASGISVTVFEAGRGAGGRMSQRREMTEDGRDLFFDHGAPFFSVADEEVMGLVNSWQARGLVAEWRVPFGCFDRSAEKFVDLEKEGMTKYVGVPGMNSICKALCSERGIEAKYGVTIGKVSWLCERDLWSLIGLDGQDLGQFDGVVASDKNVISSRFTGVTGRPPPLDIASSPDLSILSQDIPVRPCFALMLAFSEPLSLIPVKGFSFKNSEVLSWAYCDSSKPGRSRAFPNCECWVLHSTTEFADGVIARTGLKKLSSEALAKVAEELFHEFQATGISTHPVFLKAHRWGSAFPAITVGADDKCLWDKNRRLAICGDFCASPNVEGAVLSGIRAASKMLGKSSNLLLYEN, encoded by the exons ATGAGCAGCGGAACCACCCTCGCCAATGTCGCGATCATCGGAAGCGGGA TCTCCGGGGCGGTCTGCGCGTCCATCTTGGCTGCCTCGGGCATCTCCGTCACCGTCTTCGAGGCGGGCCGAGGAGCCGGAGGGAGGATGTCTCAGAGGCG AGAGATGACAGAGGATGGAAGGGACCTTTTCTTCGACCATGGGGCTCCATTTTTCTCGGTCGCCGATGAGGAGGTGATGGGCCTTGTTAATTCCTGGCAAGCGCGAGGGCTTGTGGCGGAGTGGCGGGTTCCGTTTGGGTGCTTTGATCGGAGCGCGGAGAAGTTTGTTGACCTGGAGAAG GAAGGAATGACCAAGTATGTTGGAGTTCCAGGCATGAATTCAATATGTAAAGCACTTTGCTCTGAACGAG GAATAGAAGCCAAATATGGAGTCACTATTGGAAAAGTGAGTTGGCTGTGTGAGAGAGATTTGTGGTCATTGATTGGCCTGGATGGACAAGATTTAGGTCAATTTGATGGAGTGGTGGCCTCAGATAAAAATGTAATATCATCAAGATTTACTGGCGTAACTGGAAGACCACCACCACTTG ATATAGCCTCATCTCCAGATTTGTCCATTCTTTCACAAGATATTCCTGTCCGTCCGTGTTTCGCCCTAATGCTAGCGTTTTCTGAACCTTTGTCTTTG ATACCTGTAAAAGGGTTTTCATTCAAGAACTCCGAAGTTTTAAGCTGGGCCTATTGTGACAGTAGTAAGCCAGGCCGTTCTCGTGCATTCCCGAATTG TGAGTGCTGGGTATTACATTCCACAACTGAGTTTGCTGATGGTGTAATAGCGAGAACTGGCCTCAAGAAACTTTCAAGCGAAGCCTTGGCCAAAGTAGCAGAAGAGTTGTTTCATGAGTTCCAGGCTACAGGAATTAGTACTCATCCAGTTTTCCTGAAAGCACACAGATG GGGCAGTGCCTTTCCAGCCATTACCGTCGGTGCGGATGACAAGTGTTTATGGGACAAGAACAGGAGGTTAGCCATATGCGGTGACTTTTGCGCGAGTCCTAACGTTGAAGGTGCAGTTCTTAGTGGCATCCGAGCAGCTTCTAAGATGCTTGGCAAGTCAAGCAACTTGCTACTGTATGAAAATTAG